The genomic stretch AAAGAAATTGAAGGTTGAGTTTCTTTTCCTCTTGTATTAATTGGTTGACCTATATTTTTAGGTGCTTGCCATTTTCCTCTTCTGTATTCGGAATAATAAATATCACACCATCCGTAACCTAAATTTCTGTCTTCTGAACAAATTGTAAAGTATAATGAATTGCCATCTGGTGAAATAGAAATTGCTCCTTCATTTTTATTTGGTGAATTCAAAAAGCCAGGAAGTGGTCTTGTGTTTGTCCAGTCATTATTTTTAAAGTCACTAATAAAAATATCTTCATTGAATTGAGCAAAAGCAACTTTCGCTGATTTGTTTGCAAGCAATTTACGAGTAAAAAATAAATTTCCATCATCAGCAGTAAGAACAGGCCAATATTCGTCAAGCTCAGTATTTATGCTTTTACCTGCATTATTGAGTTTATAGGGTACAGGATGTTTCATTTGATGAATTCTAAATTTACATAGCTCAATATTTTCGTATGCTTTTTTCTGAAATCTTTGTGATGTACCACCAAATTCTGCAAATATTTTAAAATATTTTATTGCATTTTCATAGTCGGTTTCTCTCATGAGCAAGTAAGCATAATTGAAATTTACGTTTGGATATTCAGGTTTTAGTTCAAGTGCTTTTTCGTACATTGCCTTTTCTTTTTCAATTTTACCTGTTTTGTAATAAATGGAAGATAGACGCATGTAGGCATCAACATAGTTAGGGTCAGCTTTAATAGCATTATTAAGGATGATTTCTGCATCTTTATAATTTTTGACCATTAATAATTCTGTTGCTTTAGAATAAAGTGTTAAGGCTTTTCTGCTTTTTGAGGAAGTAAAAACCTTGTTGGGCTGAGCATACAGCGAAAAATTATATGACAAAATGAAAACAAAAATTAATAATTGTTTGAATTTAAACAATGAAGTAAAACGATAATTTAACATTGGAATATCTATTAGTTAAAAAAAATGAGACCTCTAAAATACAATAATTTGAAGTTTTAAACGAACAAAAATTATTTTATTATTTTTAAACTTAAATCTAATGAGCGTACTGAATTTGTTAATGCTCCTGAAGAAATGTAATCAACTCCGGTTTTTGCAAAATCAACAATATTTTTTTCAGTAATTCCACCTGATGCTTCTGTGATAATTTCTTTGTTAACAATTTTAACAGCTTTTTCTAAATTTTCAGGAGTGAAATTGTCAAGTAAAATTCTGTTTACAATATTTTTGAGTTTTAGAATTTCATTTAGCTCATCAAAGTTTCGTATTTCAACTTCAATTTGAATATCTAATTTATTTTTCTCTATATATTTATTTGCCAGATTTACAGCATTTGTAATGCTTCCTGCATAGTCAACATGATTATCTTTTATAAGAATCATGTCAAATAATCCAATTCTGTGGTTATAGGATCCACCAATATTTACAGCCCATTTTTCAAGAAATCTTAATCCGGGGGTGGTTTTTCTGGTGTCTAATAATTTTGTTGGGTAATCTTTTATCAGTCCTGTTAAGTAAGCCGATTTTGTTGCTATTCCGCTTAATCGTTGCATAAAATTAAGAACTAATCGCTCGGAGGTAAGAATTGATTGTGCCTTTCCTTTTACCTTAAAAGCG from Bacteroidota bacterium encodes the following:
- the nadC gene encoding carboxylating nicotinate-nucleotide diphosphorylase: MKVDFVSQDYFDKNISELVKFALKEDIGSGDHTSLSTIPDNSVIEAQLLIKDKGKIAGIDLAEYIFKYVDKNIELNKFFSDGDNAEYGDIAFKVKGKAQSILTSERLVLNFMQRLSGIATKSAYLTGLIKDYPTKLLDTRKTTPGLRFLEKWAVNIGGSYNHRIGLFDMILIKDNHVDYAGSITNAVNLANKYIEKNKLDIQIEVEIRNFDELNEILKLKNIVNRILLDNFTPENLEKAVKIVNKEIITEASGGITEKNIVDFAKTGVDYISSGALTNSVRSLDLSLKIIK